The Capsicum annuum cultivar UCD-10X-F1 chromosome 1, UCD10Xv1.1, whole genome shotgun sequence sequence TCACAATTACATAAAATACTTCACAATAACAAATAGTGGGAGGTCGAGGAATCCCGTGAAATTAATTGAGGTGTGGAAAAACTGACAGGCACACCATagtcatcaaaaaaaaaaaaatggcaaGTATTTTTCGGTATTATGATTTAGGTGTGAGATCTATGTTTTTACAGGAGAAAATTCATGCCAATCTGTTCAACGTAATTTTTAGATACTAACGAAAATCCAATTCTACCATTCGAGAATTAAAGCCAATTCTGTGTAAATTCTGAAGTATTATTCTTTTAGTATCAATAATTGATGCCTTTTGAACTGCATGTGATAAATTAAGTTAATTTGCTTCGATATTTTTTTCAGGGTAAAAGAGTAATGCTAGTACTATGGGTAAAAAAGGCAGTTGGTTTTCTGCCATCAAAAGGGTGTTTACGCCCAGCTCCAAGGAGAAACTAGCCAATGTaagtttattttttcttcaaaaaatcatgttaatttgaggaaaaattgtGGTTATcttcatatttcaaaattagttttcgagaattttctattttattgcCGATGATGCTGTTTGTTTGCGAATAAATTAATACCAGAAAAGTTGTAGATGTTGTTATTTCAGATCATAGACCTATTTCAACAAGTACGTAGTGTCTTATTTCCTCTGACTGAAAAATATAGTCGCTcgtttcaataattcaatttgtTTGTTTACTTTAAGATGCATCTTTCATTTTGACAGCTCTTTAATTCCAACTTTCCACATGACCCGTTTCTGATCACAGGATTAAAAAACATGTTggtatatttttagtttaagaacacaaaattcaaaactattttgattttcttaaactGTGACTAACTCATAACCAAATAAGCAAATTAAAACGGAGTGAGTTCGTATGTAGCAATTGAAGTCAACttaaattctcaaaactatttgAAATCGAGTTGTACGACGTGGGAGCAccatttacataattttttttgttctgaACATTCTTCTGTAGCATGTGCAACAACTAGAACATCGCCTCATCCTGAGCAAGTTGATGTCGGATATATGAATCATCATTGTCCATGTCGCTACATTTAAGCTCATCAGTATTATATGTCATTAGCATGTATATGCCTGAACTGTTTCTGAAGGATCATGTTGGGATCATGGAGAGAGTTTCTGCATGTATGTATCTCATATACGCAATAGTTATGTAAATTGGAGGATTGTTGCAGGAATCAGAGAAGAGAAGTGCTAAAGAAAAGAAAGGTCACGGAAAACTGAAGCATGCAGAGACCAAATCTTTTATCCCTCTCTTCAGAGAGCCAAGTAGTATTGAGAAAATACTAGGAGAAGCAGATGAACAAAAACTACTTTCTCCAAGATTCACTTTACCCGCAGGAGCTGTCTCTCCTCGGGTTTCTTCTTATAGGTTTATCACTCCTAGCGCTACGTCTCCAAGAGTTGCCTCTCCTAAGGCTTCTTCTTCTCGCCGGCTTACTTCACCTAAGGCTCCTTCTCAAAGGGTTACTTCTCCTAGAGCTGCTTCTCCAAGAGCTATATCTCCTAAGGCTCATCCTCCAAGGGTATCTTCTCCTAATGTGAGTCACAACCGCAAAGAAATCAGCTATGCTTATAGACCAGAACCAACTTTGAGAACTCACAATCTTTCAGCAACCAAGATACAAGCAGCCTACAGAGGTTACATGGTAAGTTTCAGTATACTTGCCTCTTGCAATGGTCGGATAAATATTTTGTTAGAAGGTTTTGGTTTAGTTTCTGTGGCAACAAGTAGAGGAAAAATGCTTGTTAGTTGTTGGTACCTAAGGTAAAGCAGTTCATTCTGTAGAGTGGACTGCAGCACATATTGTCTTAACAGAATCTAATAGTCTCTCGACCGATATGTTCCTCAAAAATCGATTCAGGGCAGATTCTTCCCCCAACTAAGAATAGACACTGCATCTCCCCTCCCCCCACTACCCACCCCGTTTCTACCATCAGCAAGAACCTGCTTTAGTTGCATATAATACGGAGGTTTAACAATTGCTTCATATATCAGGAAGGCTACAGCTATCTAATATTATCATATACTGTTCAACCTATTGCCAATACCAAGTAGAAGTAAAagatttttatccatttttcattTATTCAATATAACTTGAGTTTAGTGAATCATGTTTGTATTCAGTCATACAATGCCGAGTTCAAGTTTCGTTTGCCTGTCCAATGACCATATCCATATCCAAAATCCCATTTCTTCTGCTtcaatctatgttatgttccaaTCTTGAGCGTTTTCTATTTTCACAGGCAAGGAGGAGTTTCAGAGCTTTGAGGGGTTTAGTAAGGCTTCAAGGAGTTGTGAGAAGTAGTAATGTAAAAAAGCAAACAGCAAATGCCATGAAACAGATGCAACTTCTTGTTAGGGTCCAAACTCAAATTCAGTCTAGGAGAATCCAAATGTTGGAAAGCCAGGCACTTCAACACCAAGCATACAGGAATGACAAGGAAGTTGAGAGCAGCATCAGTAAATGGACTCAGCTGGTATGTCTGGACCATCTTCATGAGTTCCAATTCTTATTTAGTGGTGATAATTTGCACCATTCTTGTATCCATAAATCATCACTCCAGAACGATTAGTGCTGACAGTTGTTGGTTCAAgttgattttgtttaattttgtgATTCATTATCATTAATTTTGTGATTCATTATCATGTGTGGAAGAATAGTACAAACGTCCCTATTTACATAGGTGTTGTTAGCTATGGCAAAATTATTATTATGTCATCATTTGGATTCAGGGATATCCGGAGTACTCAAATTAAAACTATTAGTTTTTCTTGTTATGCAAATAGAGTATTAACTTTTCACTTGATGTTTGACGAACAATGCTGGTATAGTGCGAGGCAGGTAACCAGGATAATTGGGATGATAGTTTGCTGaccaaagaagaagtagaaggaAGGCTGAGGAAAAAAGTAGAGGCAGTCATCAAGAGGGAGAGAGCAATGGCATATGCATATTCTCACCAGGTAGAATTTAACATTTGTTGACATCGTAGTAGtttttcacacacacacatatatatagatgcCCCGTGTTGAAAAAATGATGAGTTCATTAAACATATGGTCCATCAGCCCTCTACGGATTACTGATGACTGTTTTTCAAGGTCTTATAGatgtttgttgtttgttgttattGGTCTTTGCTAAGTATATTTTGCGATTAAGTATCTCTCTTGCAAACTtttcaaggctaattttgataaATTACCTCTTTTATCAGCTAtggaaaaatgatccaaaatcagCTTTGGACCTTGGAGCTAATGGTTTTCCATGGTGGTGGAATTGGTTGGAACGTCAACTACCTTCAGGAAACGCTAACAAGATTCCTGCTGCTGTGAAAGATATCAAACTAACACCAACAAGGGCTATTTCAGAGCACAAACCAAGTCCAACGCCTGTAAACAACATTACTTTCAGACGGATACTATCTGATTACGATAACCATGACTCATCGGTCACACCAATGTCGACCAAGTCAGCAATTCCAACAAGGGGGAAACAGATGCATAATCCAACTAGAACACCACCAATGAACAACTCAAGTCTAAAAAAGTACTCGAGAGCCCGAGCTAGTGCTTCTAACTACCCTTTTGATCTTCCATTGAAGGACGATGATAGCCTCACGAGTTGTCCTCCGTTTTCAGTACCACATTACATGTCACAAACTGCCTCAGCTAAAGCTAAAGCCAGAGCAAATAGCAATCCTAAGGAGAGAAATCTGGAAAAACAATCCAGTGACACAAAGAAAAGATTTTCCTTCCCTTTGACTCCAAATGTTTGGTCTTCCAAATGGAGCAAAGGCTCTGGAAAGGATTCTACTTCTCGGAAAGAAGTCGATAAACATGAGTCCATGGCAGATCATATAAGTGTGGATTCAACTGTTTCGATGCCCGCAGTTGTTGGTGGGAGGAGACCATTTAACAGATTTGTGTGATTGTTCTTTTATTACTTTTCTTGGAGATTCTTGTTAACTTGTGGAGTTacattttgtttgtttgttatatGAGTGCATGAACTATTGTATGGTATTCATAGAATCGATGTATAATAATGAAGAGGCCATAAGAAGATTGTATTATGATTCAATACTTAGCTCCCAATTCTTTGATttgagaaaaaggaagaaaatgaaatatgtgATTTGAGTATATCCTGTGCTTCTTTAAGAACAGAAAAGTTACATTTAAAGAGGTCTCACT is a genomic window containing:
- the LOC107855680 gene encoding protein IQ-DOMAIN 13 is translated as MGKKGSWFSAIKRVFTPSSKEKLANESEKRSAKEKKGHGKLKHAETKSFIPLFREPSSIEKILGEADEQKLLSPRFTLPAGAVSPRVSSYRFITPSATSPRVASPKASSSRRLTSPKAPSQRVTSPRAASPRAISPKAHPPRVSSPNVSHNRKEISYAYRPEPTLRTHNLSATKIQAAYRGYMARRSFRALRGLVRLQGVVRSSNVKKQTANAMKQMQLLVRVQTQIQSRRIQMLESQALQHQAYRNDKEVESSISKWTQLCEAGNQDNWDDSLLTKEEVEGRLRKKVEAVIKRERAMAYAYSHQLWKNDPKSALDLGANGFPWWWNWLERQLPSGNANKIPAAVKDIKLTPTRAISEHKPSPTPVNNITFRRILSDYDNHDSSVTPMSTKSAIPTRGKQMHNPTRTPPMNNSSLKKYSRARASASNYPFDLPLKDDDSLTSCPPFSVPHYMSQTASAKAKARANSNPKERNLEKQSSDTKKRFSFPLTPNVWSSKWSKGSGKDSTSRKEVDKHESMADHISVDSTVSMPAVVGGRRPFNRFV